From the genome of Candidatus Methylacidiphilales bacterium, one region includes:
- the pilM gene encoding type IV pilus assembly protein PilM: protein MDLGSSTLKLGHFQVDAGGGLTLIDYVIRDLGLDPNKEQEMFPFLVEALQGIVREKKLASFPVYCSISGQYVFTRFVKLPPVAPDQIEQMIGFEAQQNVPFPINEVVWDYQLLGGRGAKDIEAVIVAVKSDLVEQANSVLSLCKLELEKVDVAPLALVNAHKYNYPESDACHLIIDIGAKCTNLVFIEGKKIFCRAIPIGGHLISQNISNEFQEPYVASEMMKKGKGFVGLGGAYADPDDQTAARISKIARSVFSRLHAEISRSISFYRNQQAGSSPQKVLLAGGASAMPYTDLFFREKLNMPVEFFNPLSNIKLSPKIDLGALGSDAYLLGEVVGLATRRLEDVPVEVNLVPSSVADKRAVKRRLPYLAAAFVVWVLMLAVLVGSSLLSLDRLSVEANDLESDLNNKNQLAHQIEKESKSFGRDLAVTEGIQKLLEQRNFWPHLLGVVYESTGTFNGIWVSQMELAIDNMVKPGGPHSNPNPHATALPEPAILQIRGFFEVPENNGREKSDDLLAAFVSKLQTSGYFDSVKVTESDVFDSDQVARKFTIQAALKAEKTPDLQP from the coding sequence TTGGATCTGGGATCCAGCACCCTCAAACTGGGTCATTTTCAGGTGGATGCGGGCGGTGGGCTGACCCTGATCGATTATGTAATCCGGGACCTGGGCCTTGATCCGAACAAGGAGCAGGAAATGTTTCCGTTTCTTGTGGAGGCGCTGCAGGGGATTGTGCGGGAAAAGAAGCTGGCCTCATTTCCTGTTTATTGTTCGATTTCCGGCCAGTATGTTTTCACGCGTTTTGTCAAATTGCCGCCGGTTGCGCCCGATCAGATTGAGCAGATGATCGGGTTTGAGGCCCAGCAGAATGTGCCGTTTCCGATCAATGAAGTGGTCTGGGATTACCAATTGCTGGGAGGGCGGGGGGCCAAGGATATCGAAGCCGTCATCGTGGCCGTAAAAAGCGATCTTGTCGAACAGGCCAATTCCGTGCTGTCGCTCTGCAAGCTTGAACTGGAAAAGGTGGACGTGGCGCCGCTGGCTTTGGTGAACGCCCATAAATACAATTATCCGGAAAGCGATGCCTGCCATCTGATTATTGATATTGGCGCGAAGTGTACGAACCTGGTTTTCATCGAAGGCAAAAAGATTTTTTGCCGGGCCATTCCGATTGGCGGGCACCTGATCTCGCAGAATATCTCGAATGAATTCCAGGAGCCGTATGTGGCCTCGGAGATGATGAAGAAGGGCAAGGGCTTTGTCGGGCTGGGCGGCGCCTATGCCGACCCCGATGACCAGACCGCGGCCCGGATTTCAAAAATCGCGCGCAGTGTATTCTCGCGCCTTCATGCCGAGATCAGCCGCTCCATCAGTTTTTACCGCAACCAGCAGGCGGGTTCTTCGCCGCAGAAAGTGCTGCTGGCGGGAGGCGCTTCCGCCATGCCGTACACGGACCTGTTTTTCCGGGAAAAATTGAACATGCCGGTGGAATTCTTCAATCCGCTGAGCAACATAAAATTATCGCCAAAAATCGATCTTGGCGCACTGGGGTCGGACGCTTATCTGCTGGGTGAAGTGGTGGGCCTGGCGACCCGGCGCTTGGAGGATGTTCCGGTTGAGGTTAATCTGGTGCCCTCCAGTGTAGCGGACAAGCGGGCCGTCAAGCGGCGGCTGCCTTATCTGGCCGCGGCATTTGTGGTCTGGGTTTTGATGCTTGCCGTGCTGGTGGGATCGAGCCTTTTGAGCCTGGACCGGCTTTCGGTGGAGGCCAACGATTTAGAGTCTGACTTGAACAACAAGAACCAACTGGCGCACCAGATTGAAAAGGAAAGCAAGTCGTTTGGCCGCGATTTGGCCGTTACCGAGGGGATACAAAAATTGCTGGAGCAGAGGAATTTCTGGCCGCATTTGTTGGGCGTGGTTTACGAAAGCACCGGAACCTTCAACGGGATATGGGTCAGCCAGATGGAACTGGCAATCGACAACATGGTGAAACCCGGAGGCCCGCACTCCAATCCCAATCCCCATGCGACGGCATTGCCCGAACCGGCCATTTTGCAGATACGCGGCTTTTTTGAAGTTCCTGAAAACAACGGGCGCGAGAAGTCGGACGATCTGCTGGCGGCTTTTGTTTCAAAGCTCCAGACCTCGGGCTATTTCGACAGCGTCAAGGTGACGGAGTCGGATGTTTTTGACTCAGACCAGGTTGCCAGGAAATTCACGATCCAGGCGGCCTTGAAAGCCGAGAAGACGCCGGACCTGCAGCCATGA
- a CDS encoding Amuc_1100 family pilus-like protein, protein MKKIPSNIKSLAVLFLVSGLMAGALCYWFGTQIDEKILRIGEIHKQMETLSGGGILPTRGNLKGLQSNDAKLAEILNSVQAPIQKASSIFAAVRSPKPDGKGIRGLLDSDSWKRLFGEKREQLRKLAGANKVKLPEDYDFGFKAYRLTSPKADATLDLGVQLLAIEQVNQVLFNARIKSLNGIKRVIVEEKRADGSAGGLASFTEGDEAMPAAVVSGPNDAYKVYPFEFSFTGSTDALTEVVNKLVASDCFFIIRSLTVENEKNSIATRSEIKGVASPAIAGGGLPGAQPDESGPNKLVVPVVGQELLNVRMRVDLIDFQNLPTASSGGKKAPASAETQPGGKS, encoded by the coding sequence ATGAAAAAAATCCCATCCAACATCAAATCGCTGGCGGTCCTGTTTTTGGTGAGCGGGCTGATGGCCGGGGCTTTGTGCTATTGGTTCGGGACGCAGATTGATGAAAAGATCTTGCGGATCGGGGAAATTCACAAGCAAATGGAAACCCTCAGCGGCGGCGGAATCCTGCCCACCCGGGGTAATCTCAAAGGCCTCCAGAGCAACGATGCGAAGCTGGCGGAAATTTTGAATTCCGTGCAGGCCCCCATTCAAAAAGCATCCTCCATTTTTGCGGCAGTGCGGAGCCCGAAGCCCGACGGCAAGGGAATCCGCGGGTTGTTGGACTCCGACTCCTGGAAACGGCTTTTTGGGGAAAAACGCGAGCAATTGCGCAAGCTGGCCGGCGCGAACAAGGTCAAGCTTCCCGAGGACTATGATTTCGGATTCAAAGCCTACCGGCTGACCAGTCCCAAGGCGGACGCGACGCTGGATTTGGGGGTGCAACTGCTGGCAATCGAGCAGGTGAACCAGGTCCTGTTCAACGCCCGGATCAAATCCCTCAACGGGATCAAACGCGTGATCGTTGAAGAAAAGCGCGCGGACGGATCCGCAGGCGGGCTGGCTTCATTCACAGAGGGAGATGAAGCGATGCCGGCGGCGGTTGTCAGCGGACCGAATGACGCCTACAAAGTTTATCCATTCGAGTTTTCATTCACAGGCTCCACCGACGCGCTGACTGAAGTGGTCAACAAGCTGGTGGCATCCGACTGTTTTTTTATCATTCGTTCGCTGACGGTTGAAAATGAAAAAAATTCCATTGCCACGCGCTCCGAAATCAAGGGAGTGGCTTCGCCTGCCATTGCAGGGGGCGGACTGCCCGGAGCCCAGCCGGACGAATCGGGGCCCAATAAACTGGTGGTGCCGGTCGTGGGGCAGGAGCTGTTGAATGTGAGGATGCGGGTGGATTTGATTGATTTCCAAAATTTACCAACCGCATCCTCGGGCGGAAAAAAAGCGCCCGCATCCGCAGAAACGCAACCCGGAGGCAAATCATGA
- a CDS encoding thrombospondin type 3 repeat-containing protein: protein MKFFQLKPEQWLLFGVLVVFGVALLAKVFLLPEKSGPPSPGHGKNVSPLNVDRYAGMADEWAKAPELAVGEHKIFVSRLIVYHPTSGKIEWLNPQDPMEDGITAGWKIKYGFPIDDLKVADADPDNDGFTNKEEFLAKTNPLDPNSRPPIIVKLRIAHYTKVPFRMVFKAANKLSDGTIQFQINLMDVSRNRTRFVKKGDETEGYKVGDYREKIVEVFDEKTHSLTHPDRSELDMINTKLDEVTTLVLNTEKESDESRVAFSINVPGKKVEPSEVKRGDSFKLDDKSYQVLKASPQEATIKDLASGETIQISAATTMPAPAPPTQ from the coding sequence ATGAAGTTCTTCCAGCTTAAGCCTGAGCAATGGCTGCTGTTTGGCGTACTGGTTGTTTTCGGAGTGGCACTGCTGGCCAAGGTTTTTTTGCTGCCCGAGAAAAGCGGACCCCCGTCCCCGGGGCATGGTAAAAATGTGTCCCCGTTGAATGTTGACCGTTACGCCGGCATGGCGGACGAGTGGGCGAAGGCGCCGGAACTTGCCGTTGGCGAGCACAAAATATTCGTGTCGCGCCTGATTGTCTATCATCCTACAAGCGGTAAAATTGAATGGCTGAACCCGCAGGACCCGATGGAAGACGGGATCACGGCGGGATGGAAAATTAAATACGGCTTCCCGATTGATGATTTGAAGGTCGCGGATGCGGATCCGGACAACGACGGTTTTACAAACAAGGAGGAATTTCTGGCCAAGACCAATCCCCTCGACCCGAATTCCCGCCCTCCCATCATCGTTAAATTAAGGATCGCGCATTACACCAAGGTGCCCTTCCGTATGGTTTTCAAAGCGGCCAACAAGCTGTCGGATGGCACCATCCAATTCCAGATCAACCTGATGGATGTGTCCCGGAACCGGACGCGTTTTGTCAAAAAAGGCGATGAAACCGAAGGATACAAGGTTGGGGATTATCGGGAGAAAATTGTTGAGGTGTTTGATGAAAAAACTCATTCCCTGACCCATCCGGATCGCTCGGAACTTGACATGATCAACACAAAATTGGACGAGGTGACCACGCTGGTTTTGAATACGGAAAAGGAGTCGGACGAAAGCCGGGTTGCGTTCAGCATCAATGTCCCCGGCAAAAAGGTTGAACCTTCCGAAGTCAAGCGCGGGGACAGCTTCAAGCTGGATGACAAGAGCTATCAGGTGCTGAAAGCCAGCCCGCAGGAGGCCACGATCAAGGACCTGGCAAGCGGCGAAACGATTCAAATTTCGGCGGCGACAACCATGCCGGCGCCTGCACCCCCCACTCAGTAA